The Nycticebus coucang isolate mNycCou1 chromosome 10, mNycCou1.pri, whole genome shotgun sequence sequence tacctgtttttctatttttagttagagacagggtctccctcttgctcaggctggaagaGGAAGTGTCTTAATTAGCCAGTCTGAGAGCACTGCTTCTCTCATCTAGAGGTACACCTTCTTTCTGTCTCCTGGCTTTTACctcttgtattttttccctttcccccttattTTCTATGGCTACATGTTAATTGGGCAATAACGAGTATACGTTTCTTGGGCATCTTGAAAGCATTTCTAGGAGTTAAGAATGCAAGTGAAAGGAATAAACTGCTCTGCCTTGGAAATTCAAAGTTTAAGGGAGACataaggaaagggaggagagaatttacctaataaagcaGTGAAATGACTAAGAAGCTTTGATATCAGGACAgtgtggtttggtttggtttgagagagtctcactctgtcaccctggctagagtgctgtggtgtcagccttgctcacagcaacctcaactcctgggatcaaacaattttcttacctcagcctcgcgagtagctgggactacaggcgcccaccacgacctCTGGCTAAGGACGGTGTGATTCTCATTTTGAGTTGTGACTTTTACCAATGCATTAGGAAAGTAAGTTACACAGCCAGGGACCATTTGGGAGTGGTTGTTTGAAGAAAGCAAGGGAAAGGGTTGAgtactagtttctttttcttttctcttttcaaccTCCACATAAGCTCCTGATGCGGAAGTGAGGCGGTGCCCTGAGGGGAGCGACGCAGATGCTAGGACACGCAGGACTATAGGGGAAGGCCCACCGGCTGTGTTTCGCAGTCCCCGGAGCCCCACGTCCCAGGGCTCTGGCTCTCCTCTCCCTGGCGGTGGAGCGACGTCCGCCAGCCTGCGAGCCTGGTCCAGGGGTGCAGCGGATAGGAATGTGCCTCTGGGGGGAGACCTTGCCTTGGTCAGGTTGGTGCCAGCTTGCTCGAGGTTTCCTCTTTGGGCTGCTCCGCTAACCTGAATGGAGCTCCTTCACCAGGGATGACGTGGTGTTGGTGAGGGAGTCAGCAGCCACCAGCAGGTCATTGGAGGAGTTCCTCCTCTTACTTTGTGCAAAGGCCTCCTGCACCTGTCTGCTCAGCGTATCCTGGGGACAGCAGGTGGGCGTGGAGCAGGCCCACGCGGAGCGCGCCAGCATGGGCATAGGGCAGCCGCCTCCGTGAGTGGGAGACGTTCTCGGGGACCCCGGGACCTGAGCCTTCAGCAGCTTCATCAGCTCTTCCAGCTGCACCATCAGCTCCTGCCGGCTCTCCTGCAGCGCCGACAAACTCTGCTCCAGTTCATCCTTTCTTTGCCTCAGCAGCCACAGCTCTGCCGGCCGCGTGGGCTGAGTACTCTTGAGGGTTCATTTATTTGGAAACAAAGTCATGAG is a genomic window containing:
- the LOC128597561 gene encoding dystrobrevin beta-like, whose protein sequence is MVQLEELMKLLKAQVPGSPRTSPTHGGGCPMPMLARSAWACSTPTCCPQDTLSRQVQEAFAQSKRRNSSNDLLVAADSLTNTTSSLVKELHSG